GCAATCACATGAATCTAGGTATGAACGTGTTTTatgttttaaatttattaatattgatATTTGATCAATGTTTCTGTACCTCTATTTATTAATTAGATTATTATCAGCATCATTACAACgatacaaatcatcatcatcgagagGTGGATTTTTAAACGGTGATTGTGAAGATAATTCTATAGTTCTTTCCGATCCGGAAAAGGTTTCCCGAGTCGAAAGTCTTAAGAATTCGTATGTAACCGTAGAGGAACCGAATACATTGTCTAATATATCGGGTATACCGGCTGAACATGTCCATAATCGACGGGTTCGAATTTATAAACCAGCAAAAAATTCTATGCAATCCGGTACGTTTGATACACAAAATTGGAAATTAGATTTTGAAAATCGTGCACGATGGGAAAATCCATTGATGGGATGGACATCAACGTAAGTGTATCGCCTTTTCTTTGAACTATCAATAAaaccgaaatttttttttccaataattaGTGGTGATCCTAAATCAAATCTACATCTATGGTTTTCAACCAAAGATGATGCTATAGCCTATTGTGAACGTAATGGATTCCATTATGAAGTGGATGAAACACATGAACGTcgtaaattgaaaaaaacttatGCAGAAAATTTCTCATGGAACAAACGAACACGTGTCGGTTCTAAATAAGAATCAtggatgcaaaaaaaaagaaaattttagtgtatcaaataatgttgaaatataataataataataaactcatttattgttgatgtttagatgttgataaaaatgtcaatattttcttttacaaaaaaaaaaatttcaatattgcTCTAAATAAGATgtataaattattatatattcatcaatattataaaTTATTGCTTTCTTCATTAgaagtaaaaaaatcattcaatgataataagaagaaaaaaaatgagatatTCGAAAGAAAagcaatgatcatcatatgtctgtgtgtgtgtatgagggCAAGGGTGAAAGGcacatttgatttcaatcatcaatgtaaGGTCAGTCAATGGTCAATggtaaatcaattttttttttgttttgttttggatatATAATGAACacataatgaatgataaataatgtccaaatatgaatatgatgatgatgttgatgatgaaggatggaaaatatttcataaaaaatgaaataaaatgaaaatcaaataaatcaatcaataagtcatcatcatcatcatcatggctaTACAAAGACAATTTAaatcctgatgatgatgatgatgaaatcaatagtgaaaaaaaaatcaatcaataattataaGTAGATATGGatgacgaagaaaaaaaatgtttgaatcgaacgatttttttttttggttaggATGGATGtgtttatgttgatgatgaagcggAATCGTTCGATtcgttttgattgattggctTGGTCAATCCATCAATCCAATCCGAATCGAAATAATgagcaaaaatttttttctttttggtcttttcgaaataaatcaattattgagTATATAacgttgtgtgtgtgtgtgtgtgtgtggatggaGTCATTTATTTGTTGCCACTGTTATTTCTATTATTAGTATTGTTGGTTTGAGCAAATAATATACCATGATAAAGAATGCCATTTATCTCCATACTAACAGTCAATTGGCCATCCAAAGTTCGACCATCTAAATTgtaataatgacaaaatgtgataattaattgtaatgttgtaataatgaacgaataaaaaaaattggatataTCATACCTTTACTTGATATTTTAAGATGTGTGCTTGGAAAGTTACATGCATTTAGTAGAAAATTCTGTAATGGAAATAAtggaataatgaaaattatgcATTTTAGAGAAAATGGGTTTCATACCTCATCGCTATGGAATCGTTTATTGGGCGTAACGCCAAATAAATCTTCGTAATTCGTTTTCCTATCTAATGAACCAAGTTTGGCTGATGTTGAACTTGTggtcattgttgtttcattataattaccACTACCAGCCATATTGGTTGCAGATGAATTCCGGGGAGTTATCTCTAGATTGAGCGCTTCATTGGGATTAAGGcgattatgttgatgatgatgatgatgactactTCCGCTACCGGGTAGCGAATGTGAATATGGTGTATGATTGGATGATACGCTTGCATTATCTTCTTCTCCTATATaatggaaattattattattattataatcatcagaatcaaaatTCTATACATACCGGAAGAATGAccttgtgatgatgatcgatgatgatgattatgatgatgaccattgaGAATATGTCTAGAGACTAGACTTAATGGTGAAGATGaatggccattattattggttgaTCCACTATTtacaaacaatgaattaCGATTTAGATATTGTTGTGCAGATGTTGGTGgttgcaatgatgatgatgatgatgattgtaatggttgtggtggtggtgaattAGTTAAATCAGGATATTGGCCATAACTTGAACGTCTTCCTTCACGACGATTACCATCAATGGCCATTTGTAGCTCTTCCGGTTGGctaagtttttctttttcacattcatatGGATATAGATATTTCATATATCTATTACACATATAAAtggattaattaatttcaattcaaattttttttagagaaaaaaaaatttctatacTCACTGTGTACGAAGAGTAAATGCAGCGCTTGTTATCGACGATGGTAAACTTAAACCTTTGGTTATTTCAcgccatatttttttattgatcacTTCAACAAGACCACCACGTGCAACTACTAATTGATATAATTCGTATAGATCAAGTACCTGTTTAGCCATTATTGGAATGCGATTGATTGGTGTGCCTATAAACaatttatcaaataaattattgattcattgatcaatagattagatataataaaatgaataaaaagtGGTGTGTGTGGGGGGgttaattcaaattcatcataatgttAAGGGATAGCAATTAACCTCTATATACCAATAGCAAATGGatagatgaaaaacaaaacaaaaaaaaaatttcatcataatttttcaatggcCTAAAGGCCTGATTGAATCGCGTTCGGACtaatcaaaccaaaaaaaaaaaaaaaggttcCAGTCAAACTGGTGccaaattttgaatcatataATTTATACAAAgatatagatttttttttctattttctatcattgatgatcgataaaCACACACGAACACATGTATAATAcagattgatttgattggcaaaaaaaaaaaaatattcgggGCCTACTTAATGTAcaatgtatttgtgtgtgtttgaataaataatgaaaagcCAAGTCAAGGCCATAGCAATTATATGGCCAGCTagccagccagccagccagTCAGCATAGATAGCCAACAAGTCGGCCAAGACCCCTTGATACCcgaaatgataatcaaacacacacacacacaaccgaaaaaaaaatcattcgaaatgaaattcttgagaaaaaaaaaataaatgaagaaGGGCCATATTATAAAGTGAATGAGATCTATTCTAtctaataattttgtttgactttaaaaacagagaaagagaaatgaaattcaaattttttttttttgttacctgtaaacagaaaacaaaaaaaaagaagaaaaataaaacaaaaatcaaaaataaaacaggtaagaaattcaaattcaaacacacttataataataataatgggtTTAAGCggtccttttttttctctcgcaAACGCtaaatgtatgtgtgtgtgtgtgtgtgtggctatTAAttaaaaccaaaccaaaccaaccAGCCATAGCCATTTGATTTGACTGCTTGCTGTGATATTCCAAGGTCCAATgattaaaatggaaaaaaaaatgaaaaaaaaatgatcgaatCAACAAACGAAATTATAGAAATATATAATGGGATGATatcgaaaaatgaattgatcgatccgattgattggttgaaacaatagaaatagaaagagagagagactaACAACATTTGgtcatttatatttgattgttgtgtgtgtgtgtgtgtgtgtgattatcaaattgccaacaacaacaacaacaaacaaacaaaaaagctaatataatgtaatgtaatgtttttttttcgtttgtttcgtgtattaccatttttttctttctattgcTGCCTCTTGACCATATGGTTATTATCAgttaaccattttttttctcaaatgcCATTtcttcaaatcaaaaaaaaaaaaataaaaataaaattcgtaTATGGAATCTTTCGTTTGATCatcttgaaatgaatgaaaaaaaaaatgaatagataGATATATGCCGCGATCATTTGAATAAGCTACatagtgatggtggtggtggtaatatgATCTAttctgatgaaaaaaaaagaaagaaagaaaaaaaaactaaagtaaagccatgatgatgatgatgatcatcatcaatgaatttataaaCGAAACAAAGTGACTATAAAATATGACCCTGGgtaaattcaatgatcactgatgatgatgatgatgatgatgatggtcttGATCAATTGTGTGTACGTTTGTTGTGTGAGTGTGCGAAGTCacaaatcgaatgtttttttttgtatgttcGAATTTACGAGgatcacacacaaacacacttaACACTCGGGacaatatgtgtgtgtgtgtgtgtatggagtTCATGGTAgatttggtgatgatgatgatgatgatgatcataaatataaaacgtccacgaaaaattcattcgaaatatCATCTTGGCAATAACAAAATTCGCAAGCAATTCAACTATGAATCTTCGTCAAAAtaaaaagcgaaaaaaagaaatcttttttttaaacggAATTATTCCGGGAAAAAAAGGCTCAACTCAATCAAGTCAAATGATTTTGTCcgacaaaatcatcatcatcaaatgatcataaatattgttcattttttttgttgttgttgttgtctatgTTGAAACAATGAGGCCtttttcgaatcatcatcatcatcatgtggtcagatataaaaaaaaatcgaatcaacaTATACACGCAAACCATATGTATACATACAgttattatataaattttaaatataaaaaaaaactcaaaaaaaatacgtaCCTCGTTTTTGCATAAAACTAAATAAATCGTCCAGGAATGCTTTACGTTTTGGTTCATCACTTAGTTCATATAGCTAGGTTAAAATAGAAaagagccaaaaaaaaaaaaaaaatccggtCATTAACattcgaaacaacaacaacaacaaaaaaaagggtaTTCATTCGTAAACGACATATTCATAAtatcgatgaatgatgatgatgatggtgatcatcatcatcatcattatcttcattatatcataatcataatcatcataataattataataatcatcagatATTATATGATTGCCATATCAAAATTGACatcgatttgttttgaattattatcatgattatctGGTGTATATGTGCATATATATTGAAGAATCATGAACCGtgacatcatcaatgatcattgatgatgactatgatcaaaaagaaaaaaaaatgctaaacaagaaaatttttttgtgaaataattaattccaatcttttgtttttatattttgacaacaaacaaaaacaaatcatcatcaaatatcatcaaaatgacaaCAGATGGTAgataattatgaaaaaaaaatgataacttGTCATACAACTtcttattttcttcttcagtattttttgccatttttctCCCTCCCCCCACTGATATATATCGGGCACGtgtcatcaatttcatgaaaaaattactACCGAACCAAAAAAGTGGGATACAGGGGTAAAtgtgtttgatgaatttacatatatatatataaagagatgatgattatgtaagacagcgaaaaaaaattgatcgaattaataataatatttttttccattgttttccATGTCTATAAttagccatttttttttcttctaactTGGATCTTTATGCTTTATCCaagtaagtgtgtgtgtgtgtgtggctatAATTAGTGGCCGATGAATATGTGTtcacagcaacaaaaactaaatcaaacccgaaaatttttcatatcaaCATCGATATATGAACAAGAAAAgtacagcaaaaaaaaaaaaatttttttgcccGATTTATCGAGTGGAAcattatgaataaaatgttgCCTCTTCCTCCCCTCCTTCTCCTtctcctcatcatcatcctcttCCTCTTTTTTATCCTTAATGCATTGTgctcaattgatttttttttctagataTAGacatggtggtggtggtgggggGGGAGTATCACTTATAATAAGTTGATCATAAATTTTACGCATTATTAATCTACCGAATCcaaatcaacaattattacaacaacaacaacaacaaaaaaaacaacgatgacgacaagacttttttgtttctctcattgttttttttatgattattattatcatcatcatcatcgaaaaactaaaaacaaaacgaacgaaaacaaaaatcatcatcaaagacaACCTATTCAAAGGCAggacattattattcagaTATCGAATGTATGCAAGGGGGAGACGATCAGGTAAGGGA
This is a stretch of genomic DNA from Dermatophagoides farinae isolate YC_2012a chromosome 6, ASM2471394v1, whole genome shotgun sequence. It encodes these proteins:
- the LOC124493954 gene encoding LOW QUALITY PROTEIN: uncharacterized protein LOC124493954 (The sequence of the model RefSeq protein was modified relative to this genomic sequence to represent the inferred CDS: deleted 1 base in 1 codon), with protein sequence MDNQTIDDGGGGGGDGSDMDTTINDIHHNNNKNNDDDVLREEELSDNDDADNRSDDDDDNDDDHNSHHNSRNGHNNNNNSSISDNGIVTDNTTATVAATTILNAMNRLSKSDDLNVAEQATELLSRHFKQQQQQRNRKQQQQHLNSDNDDNNDGDDDENDNDDDDDDDEKPSSQRETDDTSTLMDDIDMNSFKSEHHQRELMLVAMQRQAAQMAAAAAAAGLPTAAHFANLAASVGNLAASSGGFNTNSFGHQLNAAFMNNHHHHPHHNHHSSASPSQTSGSSNHSTTSPSASASMHIQSIEPGKGYTYEEQFKQLYELSDEPKRKAFLDDLFSFMQKRGTPINRIPIMAKQVLDLYELYQLVVARGGLVEVINKKIWREITKGLSLPSSITSAAFTLRTQYMKYLYPYECEKEKLSQPEELQMAIDGNRREGRRSSYGQYPDLTNSPPPQPLQSSSSSSLQPPTSAQQYLNRNSLFVNSGSTNNNGHSSSPLSLVSRHILNGHHHNHHHRSSSQGHSSGEEDNASVSSNHTPYSHSLPGSGSSHHHHHQHNRLNPNEALNLEITPRNSSATNMAGSGNYNETTMTTSSTSAKLGSLDRKTNYEDLFGVTPNKRFHSDENFLLNACNFPSTHLKISSKDGRTLDGQLTVSMEINGILYHGILFAQTNNTNNRNNSGNK
- the ND-18 gene encoding NADH:ubiquinone oxidoreductase subunit 18, whose amino-acid sequence is MAFRQLIGSTWQKLQSHESRLLSASLQRYKSSSSRGGFLNGDCEDNSIVLSDPEKVSRVESLKNSYVTVEEPNTLSNISGIPAEHVHNRRVRIYKPAKNSMQSGTFDTQNWKLDFENRARWENPLMGWTSTGDPKSNLHLWFSTKDDAIAYCERNGFHYEVDETHERRKLKKTYAENFSWNKRTRVGSK